One part of the Candidatus Eisenbacteria bacterium genome encodes these proteins:
- a CDS encoding glycosyltransferase, translated as MIPRPGEWTEPPFVTVVVPTHNRRELLERLLDSLAAQAYPSDRFEVLVMDNASSDGTAAMVESRVPGAVHALRLVPQNNRGPALSRHNGLRMARGEIVAFTDSDCTVTPDWIGAGVAAFAPGVGLVQGRTLPNPAQPRHLFERTIEVTRLGPVYETCNIFYRTADALEAGGFSGSYDYFGEDTYLAWRVLRMGRQAVFSPEALVHHEVFRASLRQWLTEPRFAAAWPHMVKTIPELRAHLYHRYFLLRVTAMFDLALVGVALAALAHPVFAALILPYAITRYVECGRHRSPWLRLARILVGLPRALVLFTVLLYGSARHRSLVL; from the coding sequence TCGCCGCGCAGGCCTACCCCTCCGACCGGTTCGAGGTGCTGGTGATGGACAACGCCAGCTCCGACGGAACCGCGGCGATGGTGGAGTCCCGGGTCCCCGGGGCGGTCCATGCCCTGAGACTGGTGCCGCAGAACAACCGCGGCCCCGCGCTCTCCCGTCACAACGGCCTCCGGATGGCCCGCGGCGAGATCGTCGCCTTCACCGACAGCGACTGCACCGTGACGCCGGATTGGATCGGTGCGGGCGTGGCCGCGTTCGCGCCCGGAGTGGGACTGGTCCAGGGCCGCACCCTTCCCAACCCGGCGCAGCCGCGCCACCTCTTCGAGCGGACCATCGAGGTGACCCGGCTCGGTCCCGTGTACGAGACCTGCAACATCTTCTACCGGACCGCCGATGCGCTCGAAGCCGGAGGATTCTCGGGTTCCTACGACTACTTCGGGGAGGACACCTACCTGGCCTGGAGGGTGCTGCGCATGGGCCGGCAGGCGGTGTTCTCGCCGGAGGCCCTCGTGCACCACGAGGTATTCCGCGCCTCGCTGCGACAGTGGCTCACGGAACCCCGGTTCGCGGCAGCCTGGCCGCACATGGTGAAGACGATCCCGGAATTGCGCGCCCACCTGTACCACCGGTACTTCCTGCTCCGGGTGACCGCGATGTTCGACCTGGCGCTGGTCGGCGTGGCGCTGGCGGCGCTGGCGCACCCGGTGTTCGCGGCGCTCATCCTGCCCTATGCCATCACCCGGTACGTCGAGTGCGGCCGGCACCGGAGCCCCTGGCTCAGGCTCGCGCGCATCCTCGTGGGGCTGCCGCGCGCGCTGGTGCTCTTCACGGTGCTGCTGTACGGCTCGGCGAGGCACCGGAGCCTGGTACTGTAG
- a CDS encoding methyltransferase domain-containing protein, with translation MKSAWLDKVRNRDNSSEPASPVEASPRAREDHAPLPRPLTRAAILDRIRGIEWYHTVDLGQGVVTPGFYDHAPHLDRYGLPARLDGKRVLDVATFDGYWAFEFERRGAREVVGLDIPSWRHLDLAPSVRARMAPELLDEPTGAGFLAAREILGSQVRREILNVYDLSPERLGKFDLVFCGDLLLHIQNPVRALQNICSVTSGSAYIVDCYRPELPDDVIEYRGARRENVWWHFSYGALRRMVTEAGFRSVEVVSRFEVPPRSGGRGPKRAVFRALP, from the coding sequence ATGAAGAGCGCCTGGTTGGACAAGGTCCGGAATCGCGACAACAGCAGCGAGCCGGCCAGCCCCGTGGAGGCCTCCCCGCGTGCGCGGGAGGACCATGCCCCACTCCCCCGTCCCCTCACCCGCGCGGCCATCCTCGATCGGATTCGCGGGATCGAGTGGTACCACACGGTGGACCTGGGGCAGGGAGTGGTCACCCCCGGCTTCTACGACCATGCCCCCCACCTGGACCGCTACGGGCTCCCCGCGCGGCTGGACGGGAAGCGCGTCCTGGATGTCGCCACCTTCGACGGCTACTGGGCGTTCGAGTTCGAGCGCCGCGGGGCCCGGGAGGTCGTGGGGCTGGACATCCCCAGCTGGCGGCACCTGGACCTGGCCCCCTCGGTGCGGGCCCGCATGGCCCCGGAACTGCTGGATGAGCCCACCGGCGCCGGCTTCCTGGCAGCCCGGGAGATCCTGGGCTCCCAGGTCCGCCGCGAGATCCTCAACGTCTACGATCTGTCCCCCGAACGACTGGGCAAGTTCGACCTGGTGTTCTGCGGGGACCTGCTGCTTCACATCCAGAACCCGGTCCGCGCGCTCCAGAACATCTGCAGCGTGACCTCGGGCTCCGCCTACATCGTTGACTGCTACCGCCCGGAGCTGCCCGACGACGTGATCGAATACCGCGGAGCCCGGCGCGAGAATGTCTGGTGGCACTTCAGCTACGGGGCGCTCCGGCGCATGGTGACCGAGGCCGGCTTCCGCTCGGTTGAAGTCGTCAGCCGGTTCGAGGTTCCGCCGCGCTCCGGCGGCCGCGGGCCGAAGCGGGCCGTGTTCCGGGCGCTCCCCTAG
- a CDS encoding ABC transporter permease, whose protein sequence is MRLAWAFFKRDAIMALSYRATFAAQLAGNLVLLCLFYYIGRTVGPQSIPALEKYGGSFLAFFLVGIALTDCVGVSLTAFSKQIREGQLTGSLEATLMSPVPLPVILLMSSLWPYFLSAFRFVMYLSLGMLLYRVDLAHANLLSALVLFVLTVLCFAGLGILWASVVMVVQQVEPIITVGALIVLLLSGVVFPSSVLPVWLQHVAALIPLTHALDGMRHALLQGYNLGQLAGVAWTLIGFAVVFLAAGLGSFGLAVGYAKRAGTLTRF, encoded by the coding sequence GTGAGGCTCGCCTGGGCGTTCTTCAAGCGCGACGCCATCATGGCGCTCAGCTACCGCGCCACGTTCGCCGCCCAGCTGGCGGGCAACCTGGTGCTGCTGTGCCTGTTCTACTACATCGGGCGGACGGTGGGGCCCCAGAGCATCCCGGCGCTCGAGAAGTACGGCGGCAGCTTCCTGGCCTTCTTCCTGGTCGGGATCGCGCTCACGGACTGCGTCGGGGTGAGCCTCACGGCGTTCTCGAAGCAGATCCGCGAGGGCCAGCTCACCGGCTCGCTCGAGGCCACGCTGATGTCCCCGGTCCCCCTGCCGGTGATCCTGCTCATGTCGTCGCTGTGGCCCTATTTCCTCAGCGCATTCCGCTTCGTGATGTACCTGAGCCTCGGAATGCTGCTCTACCGCGTGGACCTGGCGCACGCCAACCTGCTCTCCGCGCTGGTGCTGTTCGTGCTCACGGTGCTGTGTTTCGCCGGGCTGGGCATCCTGTGGGCCAGCGTGGTCATGGTGGTGCAGCAGGTGGAGCCGATCATCACCGTGGGGGCGCTGATCGTGCTGCTGCTGAGCGGCGTGGTCTTCCCGAGCTCGGTGCTGCCGGTGTGGCTGCAGCACGTGGCCGCGCTGATCCCGCTCACGCACGCGCTCGACGGGATGCGCCATGCGCTGCTCCAGGGGTACAACCTGGGCCAGCTCGCGGGGGTCGCGTGGACCCTCATCGGCTTCGCGGTGGTGTTCCTCGCCGCGGGGCTCGGCTCGTTCGGCCTGGCGGTGGGATACGCCAAGCGGGCGGGCACCCTGACCCGGTTCTAG